ACAAGCAACAACACCTGGGGTTTGAACTTTGATGAATGGGGCCGGCTCTTCGGCAGTACGGCCAATGGCTGCCCGATCGTCCACATGCCGATTGCCAATCGCTACTACGAGAAGGTACGCGGGTTATCTCCAACGGTGTTGGCGAATATCGCTCCCGATAACCACTTCGAGCCGATCACGAGCAAAGTCCGGCAGGTGGACTGGCATGGTGGGTTCACTGCCGCTTCGCATATCGCCCTCTATACAGCGCGAAGTTATCCGCCGGAGTATTGGAACCGAGCAGCCTTCGTCTCGGATCCAACGGGCCATCTGACCGCCGCCTTCCTGCTCCAAGATCGGGGAGCAACGGTGCGGGCGCGCTACGGCTGGAATCTGCTGGCGAGTGATGACGAATGGTGCGCACCGATCGATGCTCAAGTCGGGCCGGATGGCCATGTCTGGATCATCGACTGGTACAACTACATTGTGCAACACAATCCGACACCCGCGGGGTATCGGACCGGTCGGGGGAACGCCTACGAGACGGATCTACGGGACAAAAAACACGGGCGGATTTACCGGGTCGTGTACACGGCAGCTCCCATCGAGCCACGCCCCGATTTGGCCGCTGCCAACCCCCGCGCCTGGATAGCGGCCTTAGATCATCCCAATCTGACCTGGCGCTTGCATGCCCAGCGCCTTCTAGTAGAGCGCGGCCAAACGGATGTGGTAGAACCTTTGCTCGCCTGTCTTTCCCGTGAGGGTTTCGCCCCGCTGCACGCCTTGTGGACCCTGCACGGATTGGGCCGGCTCGATGGTCAGGATCAGCGAGCGGCGGAAGCGGTGCTAGCCGCCCTCCGCCATCCACAGGTTGCAGTCCGAGCGGCCGCCTGGCAGGTGATCCCGCGCCAAAATGCTCTGCTGGCACGCTTAGCCGATGCTTGGCGGCAGGAGGGTTACCCCTACGTGCAGCTCTCGGCCTTGTTGGCGCTGAGTGAATTTCCACCGCATCCGGAGGCTGCCCGGCTCTTGATTCAAGCCTGCCGGAACTGGTCTTTTCTGGATGACGAATTGCAAACAGCGCTGACCATAGCTTCCGCCGTACATGCGTCCCATCTGTTGGCCCAACTCGCGGACTTGCCCGATCGTTCGGAGACGCAGGCGATGGTAGAGCGGGTCGCCCGGCACTTGGCTAGCCAGCGGGAAAGTACTGCTTTGGGAGCTATTCTCCAGTCCGCATCCCAAGCGTCCCCCGCACTGACTGAGCGTCTGCTGGCTGGTTTGGCCGCTGGTTGGCCGGCGACTCAGCGCTTGGACTCAACGGAAGGAGTAGCCAAAGCCATCCCCGCACTGCTACCTCGCCTTTCTGCCCAGGGACGTGCCCGCTTGCTCAAACTCGCGTCAGCTTGGGGTGTGAGCGGATTGGAGAAGCAGTTGCAGGACTTGGCCGCCTCTGCCCGTCAAGTCTTAGCTGACGCTCAACGTTCGAATGCGGAGCGGGCCGCTGCCGCTCGCCTGCTCATCGAGTTCCAGCCGCAGGAAAATGCCGCAGTTGAGGCGGTGTTGGCCGCCTTCACTCCTACGATTCCTCCTCCATTGGCTGAAGAGCTGTTAGATGCCCTGCGGGCGTCCCAAGCACCCGCTCTAGGACCGGCCCTGGTCAAGGTGCTCAAACAACTGCCGCCGGCGAGCCGTGACCGTGCCCTGGCTTTGATCGTGGAACGCCCCGATGCCGTTCGTGCTTTGCTGGATGCGATCGAAAAAGGCGAGGCCCGCTTCGACTGGCTGGCCTTGGATCAGCGCGTCAGTCTGGCGGCACATCCGGATAAGACCATCGCCGCCCGCGCCCGCAAGTTGCTCGACCTCGGCGGAGGATTGCCCAACCCGGACCGGCAGAAAGTCATCGAGGACCTCAAGCCGATCGTGTTGGCGAAAAACGGCGATGCCGCTCAGGGGAAAAAAGTCTTCACCCAACATTGTAGCAAATGCCATCAGCACTCCGGGGAAGGAACGGCCATCGGGCCGGACTTGACCGGCTTCGCCGTCCATCCCAAGGAGGAAATCCTCATCCACATCCTGGACCCCTCCCGCAGTGTGGAAGGCAACTTCAAGGCCTGGCGAGTCCAAACAACGGATGAACGAACCTTGCTGGGCATCATCGGTGCGCAAACGGCGACCACCCTGGAGCTGATCGACGGGGAAGCCCGGCGCCATGTGTTGCCCAAGGATGAGATCGCGTCTCTGGTTGAAACCGATAAATCCCTGATGCCGGAAGGGTTTGAAAAGGTCATGAGCACCCAGGAACTGATCGACCTGCTGGAGTTCCTGACCCTCAAGGGGAAATATGTGCCGTTGCCTTTAGATCGTGTAGCTACCGTCGTTAGCACCAAAGATATGTTCTTTGATCGGGGAGGAACGGCGGAACGCCTCATCTTCCCGGATTGGAAACCGAAGGTGTTTGAGGGCGTTCCCTTCGTGCTCGTCGATCCTCAGAAGGATACGGTGAAGAATGTCGTCATGCTCTATGGGCCGCAGGGAGTTGTTCCTCCTCAGATGCCCCGGCGTGTCACTTTGCCCTACTCTGGCAAAGCGAAGGCGATCCATCTGCTCAGCGGGATCGGCGGTTGGGCAGCGCAGAGGCCCATGCCCAACGGCACAGTCAGCCTGATTGTCCGCCTGCACTATGCCGACGGCAGCACGGAGGACCACGAGTTGCGCAACGGGGTGCATTTTGCGGATTACATCGGCCGGTTTGATGTGCCGGGGTCCAAGTTCGCCTTTGCCCTCCGCAATCAACAGGTGCGTTACCTGACCATCCCGGTGAAGCGTCCAGACGCCATCCTGCAATCCATCGAGTTCATCAAAGGTCCGGATCGGACTGCCCCGATTGTCGTAGCAGTGACGGTGGAGACACCGTAAGATTAAGGAGGAATCTCGAAGATAGAGTAGCCCGCCCCCCTGGAGCCAATGCTGCCGGCTCCGTGACCAACCGAGGGAAAGCTGTGCGGGAATGCAGCCCACCAGGCTGTCCTGAGCATTCCGGCCTGTACTGCCAGCGTCCAGATTACCCGTATCCGTCCTCCTAATGGGAGGTTCCGATCAATGTCCAAATTGCTGCACTGCATCACCGGGGTAAATCGAGTGACTTTAGGGCGTGCGACCCTGCTGTTCGCCCTGATGGCGGGGATGCTCGTACTGGTGGGACAGGAATTCGCTCGGCTCCAGGCCCAAGGCAGTGACAAGGCAGCGGCATTTTCTCCCCAACAGGTTGCTTTCTTCGAGAAGCAGGTTCAACCGCTGTTACGGCAGCACTGCTGGAAATGCCACGGGGATGATCCCGGCAAGCTCCGCGGAGGACTGGACCTGCGGACGCGCCATGCTATCCTGCAAGGAGGCGATAGCGGCCCTGCCGTCGATCTGCGTCAGCCGGACAAAAGTCTTTTGCTCCAAGCGGTGCACTACAAAGATGAGCACATCCGTATGCCGCCGAAGGGGAAACTCTCGGAGGCAGAGATCGCCATCTTGGAAAAGTGGGTCAAGGACGGGTTGCCGGTGCCCGCGGATCGCTTGGGAGGCGGGGTGGCGCGTTCGCCAGGAGGACATGACGCCGAGGAGGCGAAAAAGTACTGGGCTTATCAGCCGGTGCGTCGTCCGGCCATTCCCGCCGTTCGTAACACCTCCTGGGTGCGCACCCCCATTGACGCATTCATCCTGGCCCGCTTGGAGGAACGCGGCCTGCATCCAGTCGCACCCGCCGATAAAGTGACCCTCATCCGCCGCGCCTACTTTGACCTGCTCGGTTTGCCCCCCACGCCGGAACAGATCGACGCCTTCGTGCAAGATACTTCCCCCCAAGCGTGGGAAAAATTGATCGACCAATTGCTTGCCAGTCCTCATTACGGGGAAAAGTGGGGCCGCCACTGGCTTGATGTCGTCCGCTATGCCGAAACCAACGGCTTCGAGCGAGACGGCCCCAAACCCTTCGTCTGGAGATACCGCGACTACGTCATCCGCTCCTTCAACGATGATAAACCCTACGACCGCTTCATTCTCGAACAACTGGCTGGGGATGAATTGCCCGGCTATCAGCCGGACGCCATCATCGCCACCGGCTTTTATCGTCTGGGCATTTGGGATGACGAACCTGCCGATCCGCAGCAGGCACTTTACGACCACTATGACGACATTCTCACCACGGTGGGGCAGGCCTTCTTGGGCATGACGATCAACTGCGCCCGCTGCCACGAGCACAAAGCTGATCCCATTCCCCAGGCTGACTATTACCGCCTGCTCGCCTTCTTCCGCGAGATTCGACCCTTCTCCCAGACGCGGGATGTCCGTTCCCCCAACAACCTGACGGACATCTCCCCCCCGGAGGTCCGGGCCAAATACGAGGCTGAATGGAGACAAAGACAGGCTCGCCTGGCGGAAATTCGGCAACGGATGACAGCGATTGAGGATGCTGCCATCCGCCAATTGCCGGCGGAGGATCAGCGAGCGGCGGAAGGTCCCGATCGGCCCAAAGTGGTGGCCAAGGTCATTCCACGCTTGACAGGAGCCAATAAGCAGGAGTACGAGGCGCTTCGCAAAGAGCGGAGCGATTTGGAGCGCCGCCGGGCGCCCGAAGGACAAGAGTTGGCCTTATCTGTCAACAATTGTTGGGTACCCCCGCCGCCCACGCATGTTTTGATCCGTGGCTCGCCTCACGCCCCAGGCAAGGCAGTGCAGCCGGGTTGGCCGCAAGTGTTCGGCTTACCGGACCCGGTCATTCCGTCCCCGCCGCCGGGTGCTCGGACCAGTGGCCGCCGCACGGTACTGGCCCGCTGGATCGCTTCGCCCGATAACCCCCTGACCGCTCGCGTCCTGGTCAACCGGATCTGGCAGTACCACTTCGGGCGGGGGATCGTTCCCACCGCCAATGACTTCGGCAAACTCGGAGAACCGCCTTCCCATCCCGACTTGCTTGACTGGCTGGCCGCCGAGTTCGTCCAGCCGACCACTCCCGATCCCAGCCGCCCTTGGGCTGTGCCTGGTCCTCCCTGGACGATCAAGCGGTTGCACAAGCTCATCATGATGTCCCAGGTGTATCAGCTCTCTTCCCGCGGCGATCCGGACAACCTCCGGCGCGACCCGGCCAATGTCTACCTCTGGCGGTTCAACATGCGGCGTCTGACAGGGGAAGAAATCCGGGATGCCATGCTAGCAGTCAGCGGCCAACTCAATCTCAAGATGTATGGTCCGAGTGTGTATCCCAAGCTGCCGCCGGAAGTGCTCGCGGGGCAGTCCGTACCCGGTCAGGGTTGGCCCACCTCGCCTCCGGAGGAGGGGAACCGCCGGAGTATTTACGTCCATGTGAAGCGCTCGCTGCGGGTGCCAATCCTTGTCGGCTTCGATCAACCCGATCCGGACAGCAGTTGTCCGGTGCGTTATGTCACCACGGTGCCAACGCAGGCTTTGGGCTTGCTTAACGGGGAGTTTACCCAAGAACAAGCCGCCGCCTTTGCCCGCCGCCTGCAAAGGGAAGTCCCCGGCGACTTGCCGGCCCAAATCCGACGGGCTATCCGCTTGACCACGGGACGGCAACCCTCCGAGGAGGAAGTCCAAGCTGATCTGCGCTTCCTCCAGCGACTTATGGCCGATCACCAACTCGACGCAGCCACCGCCTTGACCCGCTACTGCCTCCTGTGCCTGAACACCAACGAGTTTGTCTACATCGACTGACGTGCGATGGCTTGGTGAGTAGAGTTGGGCTGAGCTTATGGAAGTTGGGCTGAGCTTATGGAAGTTGGACTGAGCTTATGGAAGTGGACTGCTTATAGATGTGTGCCCACCCAACGAAGGTCGAGCGGTCTGGCTTGAAGGTAATCCCTGGGTGGTGGGGGTTCCAACAGAACAAGCCCCTGAACGACGTTGTGAGGAGAATAGGCTATGCGACAACAAGCTGCTGCGAGTGCGAACTTTTGCGGTCGGACCCGGCGGGAATTCCTCTGGGAGGTGGGAGCCGGTTTTGGCGCCCTGGGACTGACAGCCTTGTTACATAACGACACTCTCCTGGCAAGTAGCGGTCCCCCAAAGAGTCCCCCCACTCCCGTCCGCTATACCAATCCCTTGGCCCCTAAGAAGCCTCATTTCACACCCAAGGCCAAGGCGTGCATCTTCCTGTTCATGTACGGCGGCCCTAGCCATGTCGATACCTTCGACTACAAGCCGGAACTGATCAAATACGACGGCAAGACCGTCAAGATCAAAACGTTCGGCCGGGCTGGCCACCGCAATCAAGGGCGGATTGTCGGGCCGAAGTTCGCCTTCAAGCAGTACGGCCAATGCGGCAAATGGGTCAGCGATCTGTTCCCCCATCTGGCCCAATGTGTGGATGACATTGCCTTCATTCATTCGCTTTATGCCGAATCGCCGATCCACGGTTCCGGCCTGTTTATGATGAACAGCGGGCGATTGCTCTCCGGCAGTCCGTGTTTAGGGAGCTGGGTCACCTACGGGCTAGGGAGCGAGAATGAGAATCTTCCGGCGTTTGTTGTCATGCTGGACAAATCCGGCGGACCGATCAACGGGCCGAAGAACTGGTCCAGCGGTTATATGCCCGCGGCGTATCAGGGTGTGGTAATGCGGGCGGATGCCAACCCGATCCACGATCTAGCCCCGCCGCCAGGTATGACCCGTGCCCAGCAACGGGCCTTGCTCGACCGCCTGCGGGAAAAGAATGAGCAGCATCTGGCCAGCCGAGCGGACAACAGCGAGTTGATGGCCCGGATCGCTAGCTATGAGCTGGCCTTCAAAATGCAGCAATATGCCCCGGAAGCCGTGGACTTCTCCCAAGAGACAGAAGAAACCCTTCGCCTCTACGGCATCGGCAACAAGCGTACCGATGATTTTGGCCGCAAGTGCCTGCTCGCCCGCCGCTTGGTCGAACGGGGCGTCCGCTTCATCCAGATCTACTCCGGCGGCAATCACAATGATTACAATTGGGATGCTCACGGCGACCTGGTCAAAAACCACTCCTTGCATGCCGGCAATACCGATCAACCTATCGCTGCACTGCTTAAGGACCTCAAGCGCCGGGGACTGCTGGACAGCACGATTGTCATCTGGGGTGGGGAATTCGGGCGGCAACCTACTGCGGAGTACGAACAGGGCACCGGGAGGGACCACAATGCCTACGGCTTCACCATGTGGATGGCCGGAGGCGGTATCAAGGGGGGTGTCAGTGTGGGTGCCACCGACGAACTTGGTAACGAGGCCGTCGAGAACCGCTTCCATGTGAAAAACCTCCATGCTACCGTGCTCTGGCAAATGGGCCTGGATCCCAATAAATTGACCTACTTCTACGGAGGATTGGATCAAAAACTGGTGGGTGTGGAGGGAGCCGAGCCGATCTGGCAAATCATATAACACCCTTCGGGTCTGACCATGACTGCACTGTCCTCTGGGCACGGTCCGCGCTGCCATCCGCATCCCCTTGGCCTGCTACTTCCTGGTGCGTTCCTTGTTGGGGTTGAAAGGCAACGCGGGTACTGAGGCGAAAGGGGGACGGCCAGCGAGAAAGGCCGGTGCTGGACAATTCGCCGGAGAGAGACTGCTATGACTGCCTCGACGCCACCCACCACCTTCCAGACGATTCCAGGACATGATGAGCTTTCGGCCATTCCACGAGACCTGTCCTTCCATCCGTGCGACACGACCGGTCCTTTTCAGGTCCTCAGCCGCGAACAGGTGGAACGGTTCAACCGCGATGGGTATCTGATGCCCTTCCGAATCTTTTCCGAATCCGAGATGGCAGAGATTCGCCAGTATTTCGACCGCTTGTTGCAGCGGTATCTCGCGGAGGGAAAAGACAGCTACTCGATTAGCTCCGCTCATCTGCGCCATGGGCGGGTCTGGGACATTTTGACGCATCCGCGGATCGTGGCCATCGTGCGGGACCTATTAGGTCCGAGCGTGATCGCTTGGGGGTCGCATTTCTTCTGCAAGCTGCCGGGGGACGGCAAGGTGGTGAGCTGGCATCAGGATGCCAGTTACTGGCCGCTAACGCCGAGCAAGGCCGTGACCGTCTGGCTCGCCATCGATGACGCCGATCGGGATAACGGCTGCATGAAGTATATTCCCGGCACGCATGTCCTGGGCCATCTGACTTATCAGTTGACGGAAAACGATCCAGCCTATGTGCTCAATCAGGTTGTGCCGGAGGTGGAGAAATACGGGGAGCCGGTGTATGTGGAGCTGCGGGCGGGGGAGGCTTCGCTCCATTCGGACCTGTTGTTGCACGGGTCAGAGGCCAACTATTCTGCGCGCCGCCGCTGTGGTTTGACCCTGCGCTACACGTCAGGGGATGTGCGGGCCTATCTGGGCTGGGATCAGAAAGGCGTAGTAGTGGCAGGGGAACCGCCGCCGCATTGGGCCAATCGCACTCGTCCTGTGGAGGATTGACGAGACTGCTGTGCTTGGGTTCGATGGGGCCTGCCACAATCGAACTCAGCACGGAGGGGAAGTAAGTTTCGGACTGGCCCTTAAGGGCCTGGCGCAGGAGGAAGAACGGGGTGGAGCGAAGGTTTATTAGCGCCGCCTCTTTTTATTGCGGCGTCTACGTTCCTCGGCTCGCTCGCGAGCGCTTTTGCGGCGCTGGGCATCCGGCGTCTTGATCTGAATTTTGTCGAGACCACCAGGGAGGAATGCGCCCATTTGTCCCAATCCCGTGACCATTTTCAGGCGTTGCCAGAGGGACAATTGTGACATCTGCCGCATGAGGTGGCGGACCTGCTCGAATTGTTTGAGGAACTGACCCACTTCCTGGACTTCCACCCCTGCGCCCCGTGCAATCCTGCGGCGGCGGGACTGATCGATGATGTCCGGGTTGGCCCGCTCCTGGCGGGTCATGGAGTCGATGATGCCTTGCACGCGCCGTAGAGCAACTTCCGGGTCTTCCCCTTCAGGAATCATGTCGGCCATGCCGGGAATGCGCGAGAGCAGGTCTTTCATGCCCACTTGGGCCAAGAGGGAGAATTGCTTACGGAACATATCCAAGGTGAAATCTCCCTTGGCCAGCGCTTCCTGTTGCTTTTTGAGTTCCTCCTCCGAGATTTGCTTCTGGATGGCGGCAATCTTTTCGACGACTCCCATAAGATCGCCCTGACCGAGGATGCGCCCCGCCATCCGTTCTGGGACGAAATCTTCGAGTTTGTCGAGTTTTTCTCCGACGCCGATGAATTTGATCGGTACGCCAGTGACCGCCTTGATGGAAAGGGCGGCGCCGCCACGGGTGTCGCCGTCGAGTTTGGTGAGGATACAGGCGTTGAGTTCCAAGGCGTCGTTGAAGGCTTTGGCGACATTGGCAGCTTCTTGGCCGATCATTGCATCGACAACCAGATACACCTCATCCGGCTGGACCAGATTGTCGATCTGTTGCAGTTCGCGCATGAGTTGCTGGTCGATTTGCAAGCGGCCAGCAGTGTCCAGGATGACGGTGTCACAGAGTTGTCGCTTGGCGGCCTGAACGGCGTGGCGGCAGACATCGACCGGCGACGTGGATTCGCTATAGACGGGCACATCGATTTGGCGGCCCAGGGTTTGCAACTGTTCGACGGCACCGGGGCGCTGAAGGTCCGCCGCGACGAGCAGGGGCTTGCGCCCACGCTCCTTGAGGGTCAGGGCTAATTTAGCCGCGGTGGTGGTCTTGCCGGAACCCTGCAAACCGCAGAGCATCAGAACCACGGGCCGGTCCGAGCGTTGAGGAATCCGCGGATCGACGGGACCCATCAGGGCGACCAATTCGTCATAGACGATCTTGATGATCTGCTCGGCAGGATCGACGCGGGCGAGGACCTCTTGGCCGGTGGCTTTAGCCTCCACGCGGGCGATGAAGTCGTTGACCACATGGAAGTTAACGTCGGCTTCCAGAAAGGCGCGGCGGACCTCCCGCAACCCTTCCCGGATATTCTCCGGTGTCAGGCGCCCCCGCCCCCGCAGTTTCCGGAGTGCCTCGCTCAATCCACGGGTAATGCCTTCAAACATGCTGATGGTCTCGGTCCGCGTTCAGGACTTTTTGCCAGAATCCGCCGCCTCGTCATTCCCACTTGGGAAATCCCAGGACTCCCTAACTAGTTCCTTGTCCCCCGCCCTAGTTATTTGGTGTAGCCTGTCCTGTGTTGTTACTCTAAGACAAGATGTGTCCGTCTTCAACCGGACGTTCGCCCCACCGTTTTTCGTACTGGACTCGGGGTGGCTGCTTGATGGGGTGCCTCCCCCCAAGCGGGATACCAGGTACCTCATCACTTATCAGTTGAGAGTGATCTGCGGCCCGAATCGATTCCAGGGGAAAAGCCGCCTTGGCAAACCGACGCTATCCGGACATTACAAGCATGGGAGGGGAGAGCATGCGCCCGTGGCATTGGAATTTGGGGATTCTGTTGATTTTAACCGGGAGTTGGGGTTTGTTGTGGGCCGACGATTGGCCGCAGTGGCTCGGTCCCCAACGTGACGGTATTTGGCGAGAACAAGGAATTATCGACAAATTCCCTCCGGAAGGATTGAAGGCCCGGTGGCGCACGCCGATCGGCGTGGGGTATGCCGGTCCTGCGGTGGCTCAAGGCCGGGTCTATGTGATGGACTTGGTGCCAAGCAACGACCTGCCGGAAAGCGGTTTTGCCAAGGGTGCCCGCGTGACGGGCCAGGAGCGGGTGCTCTGCCTGGATGCGGCCAGCGGCAAGGAACTCTGGAAGCACAGCTATCCTGTGGAGTATCGGATTAGTTATGCGGCTGGTCCGCGCTGTACGCCGTCGGTGGATGGGGAGCGGGTCTACACTTTGGGGGCGATGGGGCATCTGCATTGCCTGGAGGCGGCCACGGGGCGCGTAGTCTGGTCCAAGGATTTCCTCAAGGATTATGCCGCATCGCTGCCGACTTGGGGCTTCGCCGCCCATCCCCTTCTCGATGGGAACAAACTCATTTGCCTGGTAGGAGGGCGGAAAAACCAACTGGTCGTCGCCTTCGACAAGCGCACCGGCCAGGAACTCTGGTCCGCGGAAAGTTGCTCCGGCGATTTTGGGTATTGCCCGCCGATGATCTACACCTTTGCCGGCAGGCGCCAGTTGATCATTTGGCATAGCCGGGCGGTGCTCGGTTTGGATCCGGAAACGGGTCGGCGCTTGTGGCGGGTCGATTGGGAAGTCCGGGCTGCTCTCACTGCTCCCACACCGCGGCAGATCGAAGGGGACAAATTATTCCTCACGTCATTTTATAACGGTTCCACCCTGCTGCGTGTCGGGGCGGATCAGGCAGAGATCCTTTGGCAGAGCAAAGCCAAGGGGGAACGGCCCAATCAGACCACGGACCTCAGCGCCATCATGCCGACGCCAGTGGTACAGGGGGCCTACATCTACGGCGTGTGCAGCTATGGGGAACTGCGTTGCTTGGAATGGGCCACAGGCAAACGGATTTGGATGACCATGAAGGCGACGCGGGGGCGCTATACACCTGCCAAGGTGGCTGAGGAGGAGGAACCGGCCAACAATGAACGCTGGAGCAACGCTTTTCTCATCCCCCACGGGGACCGCTGCTTCCTGTTCAATGAACAAGGGGAACTCATTTTGGCCCGGCTTTCCCCCCAAGGCTATCAGGAGATTGGCCGAACTGTGCTCCTGGAACCGACCAACCGCATGGCGGGCCGCAAGGTGGTCTGGAGTCATCCGGCCTTCGCCGACAAGTGCATCTTCGTGCGCAATGACCAGGAAATCGCCTGTTTCTCCCTGGCAGCACCGTGACGAGAGGACAGTGAGAAGGTCAGGCGCCGCTGGCGCCCCATCTCTATCTCTTGAAGCACCGGCCTGGTT
This genomic interval from Thermogemmata fonticola contains the following:
- a CDS encoding DUF1553 domain-containing protein, giving the protein MSKLLHCITGVNRVTLGRATLLFALMAGMLVLVGQEFARLQAQGSDKAAAFSPQQVAFFEKQVQPLLRQHCWKCHGDDPGKLRGGLDLRTRHAILQGGDSGPAVDLRQPDKSLLLQAVHYKDEHIRMPPKGKLSEAEIAILEKWVKDGLPVPADRLGGGVARSPGGHDAEEAKKYWAYQPVRRPAIPAVRNTSWVRTPIDAFILARLEERGLHPVAPADKVTLIRRAYFDLLGLPPTPEQIDAFVQDTSPQAWEKLIDQLLASPHYGEKWGRHWLDVVRYAETNGFERDGPKPFVWRYRDYVIRSFNDDKPYDRFILEQLAGDELPGYQPDAIIATGFYRLGIWDDEPADPQQALYDHYDDILTTVGQAFLGMTINCARCHEHKADPIPQADYYRLLAFFREIRPFSQTRDVRSPNNLTDISPPEVRAKYEAEWRQRQARLAEIRQRMTAIEDAAIRQLPAEDQRAAEGPDRPKVVAKVIPRLTGANKQEYEALRKERSDLERRRAPEGQELALSVNNCWVPPPPTHVLIRGSPHAPGKAVQPGWPQVFGLPDPVIPSPPPGARTSGRRTVLARWIASPDNPLTARVLVNRIWQYHFGRGIVPTANDFGKLGEPPSHPDLLDWLAAEFVQPTTPDPSRPWAVPGPPWTIKRLHKLIMMSQVYQLSSRGDPDNLRRDPANVYLWRFNMRRLTGEEIRDAMLAVSGQLNLKMYGPSVYPKLPPEVLAGQSVPGQGWPTSPPEEGNRRSIYVHVKRSLRVPILVGFDQPDPDSSCPVRYVTTVPTQALGLLNGEFTQEQAAAFARRLQREVPGDLPAQIRRAIRLTTGRQPSEEEVQADLRFLQRLMADHQLDAATALTRYCLLCLNTNEFVYID
- a CDS encoding phytanoyl-CoA dioxygenase family protein, giving the protein MTASTPPTTFQTIPGHDELSAIPRDLSFHPCDTTGPFQVLSREQVERFNRDGYLMPFRIFSESEMAEIRQYFDRLLQRYLAEGKDSYSISSAHLRHGRVWDILTHPRIVAIVRDLLGPSVIAWGSHFFCKLPGDGKVVSWHQDASYWPLTPSKAVTVWLAIDDADRDNGCMKYIPGTHVLGHLTYQLTENDPAYVLNQVVPEVEKYGEPVYVELRAGEASLHSDLLLHGSEANYSARRRCGLTLRYTSGDVRAYLGWDQKGVVVAGEPPPHWANRTRPVED
- the ffh gene encoding signal recognition particle protein, translated to MFEGITRGLSEALRKLRGRGRLTPENIREGLREVRRAFLEADVNFHVVNDFIARVEAKATGQEVLARVDPAEQIIKIVYDELVALMGPVDPRIPQRSDRPVVLMLCGLQGSGKTTTAAKLALTLKERGRKPLLVAADLQRPGAVEQLQTLGRQIDVPVYSESTSPVDVCRHAVQAAKRQLCDTVILDTAGRLQIDQQLMRELQQIDNLVQPDEVYLVVDAMIGQEAANVAKAFNDALELNACILTKLDGDTRGGAALSIKAVTGVPIKFIGVGEKLDKLEDFVPERMAGRILGQGDLMGVVEKIAAIQKQISEEELKKQQEALAKGDFTLDMFRKQFSLLAQVGMKDLLSRIPGMADMIPEGEDPEVALRRVQGIIDSMTRQERANPDIIDQSRRRRIARGAGVEVQEVGQFLKQFEQVRHLMRQMSQLSLWQRLKMVTGLGQMGAFLPGGLDKIQIKTPDAQRRKSARERAEERRRRNKKRRR
- a CDS encoding PVC-type heme-binding CxxCH protein; protein product: MRWLSSLILLGTVATLTVVSQSVLRQPADSNRPSVAPASAPPLRLLFLGDDAGHQPRTRYQIIRPVLAARGIHVDYADSLEVLRPETLSRYDGLIIYANHPRIAPEQEKALVEYVASGKGFIPIHCASYCFLNSPRYVALVGAQFRSHGSGVFRPRVVRPDHPIMQGYEPFSSWDETYVHTRHNEQGRTVLEVRTDGDMQEPWTWVRHEGKGRVFYTAWGHDQRTWSHPGFHNLLERGIRWACGQDPAIAGAYRDKPEMTKLPTGPEPFEYVAAKIPFYPPSKVWGKQAEPLNKMQKPLPTAVSLQRMVTPVGFAVRPFVTEEQLGGKPLAMTWDERGRLFVAITFDYPNELQPPGQGRDRIVMCEDTDGDGQADRVTTFADRLSIPTSLLPYRGGLIVHQPPQTLFLKDTDGDGRADRREVLLSGWGTYDTHAGPSNLRYGFDNWIYGAVGYAGFRGTVAGQRHAFGQGFYRFRIEATGTGADERLTVTALEFLRSTSNNTWGLNFDEWGRLFGSTANGCPIVHMPIANRYYEKVRGLSPTVLANIAPDNHFEPITSKVRQVDWHGGFTAASHIALYTARSYPPEYWNRAAFVSDPTGHLTAAFLLQDRGATVRARYGWNLLASDDEWCAPIDAQVGPDGHVWIIDWYNYIVQHNPTPAGYRTGRGNAYETDLRDKKHGRIYRVVYTAAPIEPRPDLAAANPRAWIAALDHPNLTWRLHAQRLLVERGQTDVVEPLLACLSREGFAPLHALWTLHGLGRLDGQDQRAAEAVLAALRHPQVAVRAAAWQVIPRQNALLARLADAWRQEGYPYVQLSALLALSEFPPHPEAARLLIQACRNWSFLDDELQTALTIASAVHASHLLAQLADLPDRSETQAMVERVARHLASQRESTALGAILQSASQASPALTERLLAGLAAGWPATQRLDSTEGVAKAIPALLPRLSAQGRARLLKLASAWGVSGLEKQLQDLAASARQVLADAQRSNAERAAAARLLIEFQPQENAAVEAVLAAFTPTIPPPLAEELLDALRASQAPALGPALVKVLKQLPPASRDRALALIVERPDAVRALLDAIEKGEARFDWLALDQRVSLAAHPDKTIAARARKLLDLGGGLPNPDRQKVIEDLKPIVLAKNGDAAQGKKVFTQHCSKCHQHSGEGTAIGPDLTGFAVHPKEEILIHILDPSRSVEGNFKAWRVQTTDERTLLGIIGAQTATTLELIDGEARRHVLPKDEIASLVETDKSLMPEGFEKVMSTQELIDLLEFLTLKGKYVPLPLDRVATVVSTKDMFFDRGGTAERLIFPDWKPKVFEGVPFVLVDPQKDTVKNVVMLYGPQGVVPPQMPRRVTLPYSGKAKAIHLLSGIGGWAAQRPMPNGTVSLIVRLHYADGSTEDHELRNGVHFADYIGRFDVPGSKFAFALRNQQVRYLTIPVKRPDAILQSIEFIKGPDRTAPIVVAVTVETP
- a CDS encoding DUF1501 domain-containing protein, which produces MRQQAAASANFCGRTRREFLWEVGAGFGALGLTALLHNDTLLASSGPPKSPPTPVRYTNPLAPKKPHFTPKAKACIFLFMYGGPSHVDTFDYKPELIKYDGKTVKIKTFGRAGHRNQGRIVGPKFAFKQYGQCGKWVSDLFPHLAQCVDDIAFIHSLYAESPIHGSGLFMMNSGRLLSGSPCLGSWVTYGLGSENENLPAFVVMLDKSGGPINGPKNWSSGYMPAAYQGVVMRADANPIHDLAPPPGMTRAQQRALLDRLREKNEQHLASRADNSELMARIASYELAFKMQQYAPEAVDFSQETEETLRLYGIGNKRTDDFGRKCLLARRLVERGVRFIQIYSGGNHNDYNWDAHGDLVKNHSLHAGNTDQPIAALLKDLKRRGLLDSTIVIWGGEFGRQPTAEYEQGTGRDHNAYGFTMWMAGGGIKGGVSVGATDELGNEAVENRFHVKNLHATVLWQMGLDPNKLTYFYGGLDQKLVGVEGAEPIWQII